One genomic region from Anopheles bellator chromosome 2, idAnoBellAS_SP24_06.2, whole genome shotgun sequence encodes:
- the LOC131209349 gene encoding ATP-binding cassette sub-family G member 4 isoform X1, whose product MAEVIDVAGGSRSGVTNNLLDDTNRKNGAVRVQIVPSQPKTLSHLPLRPPVDLAFHQLTYRVKEGRRNNVKTILKEVSGKLRSGELTAIMGPSGAGKSTLLNILSGYKTTNIDGSITMNGKERNLSQFRKLSAYIMQDNQLHANLTVEEAMNVAASLKLSQKVEKSEKQHVIKEILETLGLEEHRPTLTRNLSGGQQKRLSIALELVNNPPIMFFDEPTSGLDSSTCFQCVSLLKFLARGGRTIICTIHQPSARLFEMFDQLYTLADGQCVYQGSTRQLVPFLGTLDLDCPSYHNPASYVIEVSCGEHGDHTRKLVNAIENGKKDIRSELDFPAQKNKKNENAANGNANLKVNYERMNGGANKYADNLNLGGNALLPPSMVNDIAKDTETIRIAVEPEKEPEVNSALLPVEGSLDVDPSPERYPTSEFHQFWVVLKRTLLFSRRDWTLMYLRLFAHILVGFLIGTLYYDIGNDGAKVLSNLGFLFFNMLFLMYTSMTITILSFPLEMPVLLKENFNRWYSLRSYYLAITVSDIPFQAIFCVLYVSIVYYFTSQPLEWFRFAMFLGSCLLISFVAQSVGLVVGAAMNVQNGVFLAPVMSVPFLLFSGFFVSFDAIPIYLRWITYLSYIRYGFEGTALATYSYGREKLKCHQVYCHFKSPSTTLEELDMLDANFTLDIVALIIIFIVLRVAAFLFLRWKLKTTR is encoded by the exons ATGGCGGAAGTGATTGACGTTGCCGGTGGCAGCCGCAGTGGTGTGACTAACAATCTGCTCGATGATACCAATAGGAAGAATGGCGCCGTCCGGGTGCAGATCGTGCCGTCGCAGCCGAAGACGTTGTCACATCTGCCGCTCCGCCCGCCCGTCGATCTGGCCTTCCACCAGCTCACGTACCGGGTCAAGGAAGGACGTCGCAACA ATGTAAAAACCATCCTGAAGGAGGTCAGCGGCAAGCTGCGCTCCGGGGAGCTGACTGCCATCATGGGACCATCCGGTGCTGGCAAGAGTACCTTGCTGAACATCCTGTCGGGATACAA GACCACTAACATCGATGGATCGATAACGATGAATGGAAAGGAGCGTAACCTGAGCCAGTTCCGCAAACTGTCCGCGTACATCATGCAGGACAATCAGCTGCACGCGAACCTTACCGTCGAGGAAGCGATGAACGTGGCCGCGAGCCTCAAACTTAGCCAGAAGGTGGAGAAAAGTGAGAAGCAACATGTG ATCAAAGAGATCCTGGAAACTCTCGGGCTGGAAGAGCATCGTCCGACCCTCACCCGGAACCTGTCCGGGGGTCAGCAGAAGCGCCTGTCGATCGCGCTCGAGCTGGTCAACAACCCACCGATCATGTTCTTCGACGAACCCACATCCGGTCTGGATAGTTCCACCTGCTTCCAGTGCGTCAGTCTGCTAAAGTTCCTGGCCCGCGGAGGACGCACCATCATTTGCACCATCCACCAGCCGTCGGCTCGTCTGTTCGAAATGTTCGACCAACTGTACACGCTGGCCGATGGACAGTGCGTTTACCAGGGAAGCACCCGGCAGCTGGTCCCGTTCCTGGGTACGCTCGATCTGGACTGTCCGTCCTACCATAATCCGGCTAGCTACGTGATTGAGGTGTCCTGTGGGGAGCACGGTGACCACACGCGCAAGCTTGTCAACGCGATCGAAAACGGCAAGAAGGATATTCGATCGGAGCTGGACTTCCCGGCGcagaagaacaagaagaatGAAAATGCGGCCAACGGGAATGCCAACCTGAAGGTGAACTACGAGCGGATGAACGGAGGGGCGAACAAGTACGCGGACAATCTGAACCTCGGCGGAAatgcgctgctgccgccgtcgatgGTGAACGATATCGCGAAGGATACGGAAACGATCAGGATTGCCGTCGAGCCGGAGAAGGAACCGGAGGTAAACAGTGccctgctgccggtggaggGATCGTTGGATGTGGATCCGTCGCCCGAACGCTATCCCACCTCGGAGTTTCACCAGTTCTGGGTTGTTCTGAAGCGGACCTTGCTGTTCAGCAGACGTGATTGG ACTCTGATGTACTTGCGTTTGTTCGCCCACATCCTGGTTGGCTTCCTGATCGGCACACTGTACTACGACATCGGCAACGACGGTGCCAAGGTGTTGAGTAATCTTGGATTCCTGTTCTTCAACATGCTGTTCCTGATGTACACGTCCATGACAATCACGATTCTATCAT TCCCGCTCGAAATGCCCGTGCTACTGAAGGAAAACTTCAACAGATGGTACTCACTGCGGTCATACTATCTTGCGATCACGGTTTCGGACATACCATTCCAG GCGATCTTCTGCGTGTTGTACGTATCGATCGTATACTATTTCACGTCACAACCGCTCgagtggttccggttcgccaTGTTCCTCGGCTCCTGTTTGTTGATCTCGTTCGTGGCCCAGAGCGTCGGGCTGGTGGTTGGTGCTGCGATGAACGTCCAGAACGGAGTCTTCCTGGCCCCGGTCATGTCCGTGCCGTTCCTGCTGTTCTCCGGATTCTTCGTGTCGTTCGATGCCATTCCAATCTACCTTCGGTGGATCACGTATCTGTCGTACATCCGGTACGGTTTCGAGGGTACGGCGCTGGCCACCTACTCGTACGGTCGCGAAAAGCTCAAATGCCACCAGGTGTACTGTCACTTCAAATCGCCCTCGACCACGCTCGAGGAGTTGGACATGTTGGACGCAAACTTCACACTCGACATCGTGGCCCTGATCATCATCTTTATCGTGCTGCGAGTGGCCGCGTTCCTGTTCCTTCGCTGGAAGCTGAAGACCACCAGATAA
- the LOC131209677 gene encoding mitochondrial fission 1 protein: MEEILNDTIHNDELEKFEKKYNEELKLRGTVSTTTQFEYAWCMVRSDFKSDMKRGISLLENLFASHPEGRRDYLYYLAIGHTRLQEYSEALKHAQAFLEIEPNNQQVIALEEMVKKRMEIEGLKGVAKATGAALVVGGILGLGFALFKK, translated from the exons ATGGAGGAAATACTGAACGACACCATTCACAACGACGAACTGGAG AAATTCGAGAAAAAGTACAATGAGGAACTGAAACTGAGAGGCACCGTTTCAACCACAACACAGTTCGAGTATGCCTGGTGTATGGTTCGGAGCGACTTCAAAAGCGACATGAAAAGG GGAATATCGCTGTTGGAGAATCTGTTCGCAAGCCACCCTGAAGGGCGCCGTGACTACCTGTACTATCTGGCCATCGGGCACACGCGACTTCAGGAGTATTCGGAGGCGCTCAAGCACGCCCAAGCGTTCCTGGAGATTGAACCGAACAACCAGCAGGTGATCGCCCTGGAGGAGATGGTCAAAAAGCGGATGGAAATCGAGGGCCTCAAAGGTGTCGCAAAAGCCACCGGTGCAGCACTGGTCGTCGGGGGTATTTTGGGACTGGGGTTTGCGCTGTttaagaaatga
- the LOC131207853 gene encoding uncharacterized protein LOC131207853, with protein sequence MPLMRLFCFRLTVRLGSIIVGGCCILETLVTMIVLAALGGAAFLKTEALYYEQNMQLFNPHFAFVWLIKMCKTSSESTYIVLMVCMTLYLPCCLAMMAGSYLMKRYLLVPFVVLELFRLLCLTLMHVVAMLVVKRSVNVGYLIALTILGTFILLLLFYLWACVVALLQILKIVRSPEYIAIFGDNPLAPVDPPVAPTRHSPNGPSNEQAYGLDAALNYQEQTKERKRLPPAALSLAPFTGSNMLWDDFRAIHSRYNREI encoded by the exons ATGCCACTGATGAGACTGTTCTGCTTCCGGTTGACGGTACGCTTAGGTTCGATCATAGTCGGTGGATGCTGTATT CTGGAAACGTTGGTCACAATGATCGTCCTCGCTGCACTCGGTGGTGCCGCCTTCCTGAAGACGGAAGCATTGTACTATGAGCAGAATATGCAACTGTTTAACCCGCACTTCGCCTTCGTTTGGTTAATCAAAATGTGTAAAACAAGCTCGGAATCAACGTACATCGTTTTAATGGTTTGCATGACGCTGTACCTGCCGTGCTGTTTGGCGATGATGGCAGGATCGTATTTG ATGAAACGATACCTCTTGGTCCCGTTCGTTGTGCTCGAGTTGTTCCGATTGCTATGCCTCACGCTGATGCACGTGGTGGCAATGCTGGTGGTGAAGAGATCGGTAAACGTGGGATATCTGATAGCCCTCACCATCCTCGGCACTTTTATCCTGC TCTTGCTGTTCTACCTGTGGGCGTGTGTGGTGGCTCTTTtgcaaattttaaaaatcGTCCGATCACCAGAATACATTGCCATCTTCGGAGACAATCCGCTGGCACCCGTGGATCCACCGGTGGCACCAACGAGACACTCGCCGAATGGGCCATCGAATGAGCAAGCGTATGGACTGGATGCTGCACTAAACTACCAAGAGCAGACGAAGGAACGGAAGCGTTTGCCTCCAGCAGCATTGTCTTTGGCGCCGTTCACGGGTTCCAACATGCTGTGGGATGATTTTCGAGCCATCCACAGCCGTTACAACCGCGAAATCTAG
- the LOC131209349 gene encoding ATP-binding cassette sub-family G member 4 isoform X2 has product MDKEYVLKNNMKNGAVRVQIVPSQPKTLSHLPLRPPVDLAFHQLTYRVKEGRRNNVKTILKEVSGKLRSGELTAIMGPSGAGKSTLLNILSGYKTTNIDGSITMNGKERNLSQFRKLSAYIMQDNQLHANLTVEEAMNVAASLKLSQKVEKSEKQHVIKEILETLGLEEHRPTLTRNLSGGQQKRLSIALELVNNPPIMFFDEPTSGLDSSTCFQCVSLLKFLARGGRTIICTIHQPSARLFEMFDQLYTLADGQCVYQGSTRQLVPFLGTLDLDCPSYHNPASYVIEVSCGEHGDHTRKLVNAIENGKKDIRSELDFPAQKNKKNENAANGNANLKVNYERMNGGANKYADNLNLGGNALLPPSMVNDIAKDTETIRIAVEPEKEPEVNSALLPVEGSLDVDPSPERYPTSEFHQFWVVLKRTLLFSRRDWTLMYLRLFAHILVGFLIGTLYYDIGNDGAKVLSNLGFLFFNMLFLMYTSMTITILSFPLEMPVLLKENFNRWYSLRSYYLAITVSDIPFQAIFCVLYVSIVYYFTSQPLEWFRFAMFLGSCLLISFVAQSVGLVVGAAMNVQNGVFLAPVMSVPFLLFSGFFVSFDAIPIYLRWITYLSYIRYGFEGTALATYSYGREKLKCHQVYCHFKSPSTTLEELDMLDANFTLDIVALIIIFIVLRVAAFLFLRWKLKTTR; this is encoded by the exons ATGGATAAGGAGTACGTGCTGAAAAACAATAT GAAGAATGGCGCCGTCCGGGTGCAGATCGTGCCGTCGCAGCCGAAGACGTTGTCACATCTGCCGCTCCGCCCGCCCGTCGATCTGGCCTTCCACCAGCTCACGTACCGGGTCAAGGAAGGACGTCGCAACA ATGTAAAAACCATCCTGAAGGAGGTCAGCGGCAAGCTGCGCTCCGGGGAGCTGACTGCCATCATGGGACCATCCGGTGCTGGCAAGAGTACCTTGCTGAACATCCTGTCGGGATACAA GACCACTAACATCGATGGATCGATAACGATGAATGGAAAGGAGCGTAACCTGAGCCAGTTCCGCAAACTGTCCGCGTACATCATGCAGGACAATCAGCTGCACGCGAACCTTACCGTCGAGGAAGCGATGAACGTGGCCGCGAGCCTCAAACTTAGCCAGAAGGTGGAGAAAAGTGAGAAGCAACATGTG ATCAAAGAGATCCTGGAAACTCTCGGGCTGGAAGAGCATCGTCCGACCCTCACCCGGAACCTGTCCGGGGGTCAGCAGAAGCGCCTGTCGATCGCGCTCGAGCTGGTCAACAACCCACCGATCATGTTCTTCGACGAACCCACATCCGGTCTGGATAGTTCCACCTGCTTCCAGTGCGTCAGTCTGCTAAAGTTCCTGGCCCGCGGAGGACGCACCATCATTTGCACCATCCACCAGCCGTCGGCTCGTCTGTTCGAAATGTTCGACCAACTGTACACGCTGGCCGATGGACAGTGCGTTTACCAGGGAAGCACCCGGCAGCTGGTCCCGTTCCTGGGTACGCTCGATCTGGACTGTCCGTCCTACCATAATCCGGCTAGCTACGTGATTGAGGTGTCCTGTGGGGAGCACGGTGACCACACGCGCAAGCTTGTCAACGCGATCGAAAACGGCAAGAAGGATATTCGATCGGAGCTGGACTTCCCGGCGcagaagaacaagaagaatGAAAATGCGGCCAACGGGAATGCCAACCTGAAGGTGAACTACGAGCGGATGAACGGAGGGGCGAACAAGTACGCGGACAATCTGAACCTCGGCGGAAatgcgctgctgccgccgtcgatgGTGAACGATATCGCGAAGGATACGGAAACGATCAGGATTGCCGTCGAGCCGGAGAAGGAACCGGAGGTAAACAGTGccctgctgccggtggaggGATCGTTGGATGTGGATCCGTCGCCCGAACGCTATCCCACCTCGGAGTTTCACCAGTTCTGGGTTGTTCTGAAGCGGACCTTGCTGTTCAGCAGACGTGATTGG ACTCTGATGTACTTGCGTTTGTTCGCCCACATCCTGGTTGGCTTCCTGATCGGCACACTGTACTACGACATCGGCAACGACGGTGCCAAGGTGTTGAGTAATCTTGGATTCCTGTTCTTCAACATGCTGTTCCTGATGTACACGTCCATGACAATCACGATTCTATCAT TCCCGCTCGAAATGCCCGTGCTACTGAAGGAAAACTTCAACAGATGGTACTCACTGCGGTCATACTATCTTGCGATCACGGTTTCGGACATACCATTCCAG GCGATCTTCTGCGTGTTGTACGTATCGATCGTATACTATTTCACGTCACAACCGCTCgagtggttccggttcgccaTGTTCCTCGGCTCCTGTTTGTTGATCTCGTTCGTGGCCCAGAGCGTCGGGCTGGTGGTTGGTGCTGCGATGAACGTCCAGAACGGAGTCTTCCTGGCCCCGGTCATGTCCGTGCCGTTCCTGCTGTTCTCCGGATTCTTCGTGTCGTTCGATGCCATTCCAATCTACCTTCGGTGGATCACGTATCTGTCGTACATCCGGTACGGTTTCGAGGGTACGGCGCTGGCCACCTACTCGTACGGTCGCGAAAAGCTCAAATGCCACCAGGTGTACTGTCACTTCAAATCGCCCTCGACCACGCTCGAGGAGTTGGACATGTTGGACGCAAACTTCACACTCGACATCGTGGCCCTGATCATCATCTTTATCGTGCTGCGAGTGGCCGCGTTCCTGTTCCTTCGCTGGAAGCTGAAGACCACCAGATAA